A portion of the Thermosediminibacter oceani DSM 16646 genome contains these proteins:
- the ispE gene encoding 4-(cytidine 5'-diphospho)-2-C-methyl-D-erythritol kinase, translated as MDKVELEARAKINLTLDVLYRRSDGYHEVEMIMQTISLKDRIVITLIPEKGIRIVNSCRELPDGEDNLAFKAAKLMMDEYGLDAGVEIKLFKEIPIAAGLAGGSADAAAVLEGLNELFGLGLPKEALMRLGEMIGADVPFCTMGGTALARGKGEKLTPLPPVPPMNLLLVKPPFAVSTREVYNRLKIDSITKRPDTEAVIRSIEKGDVDGISRGLCNVLEEVTFAQHPELGIIKAWLVERGAMGSLMSGSGPTVYGIFENRRDAERAAASMPLSGCRIFISQVD; from the coding sequence TTGGATAAGGTTGAACTGGAGGCCAGGGCAAAAATCAACCTAACCCTTGATGTACTTTACAGAAGGTCCGACGGGTACCACGAGGTCGAAATGATAATGCAGACCATATCCCTGAAGGACCGCATCGTAATTACGCTCATTCCGGAAAAGGGTATCAGGATAGTGAACAGCTGCCGGGAACTCCCCGACGGCGAAGATAACCTTGCTTTCAAGGCCGCAAAGTTGATGATGGATGAATACGGCCTGGACGCCGGAGTTGAAATAAAGCTCTTTAAAGAGATTCCCATCGCCGCGGGCCTGGCGGGCGGAAGCGCCGACGCTGCGGCGGTGCTGGAAGGATTGAACGAACTCTTCGGGCTGGGGCTGCCGAAGGAAGCCCTCATGCGACTGGGCGAGATGATAGGGGCCGACGTACCCTTCTGTACAATGGGAGGTACGGCTCTGGCCCGCGGGAAGGGGGAAAAGCTCACCCCCCTTCCGCCCGTCCCGCCTATGAACCTGCTGCTGGTGAAACCTCCTTTTGCGGTTTCGACAAGAGAGGTATATAATAGACTGAAAATTGATTCTATTACAAAAAGACCCGATACGGAGGCCGTGATAAGGAGCATCGAGAAGGGGGATGTGGACGGAATATCCCGGGGGCTGTGCAACGTGCTGGAAGAGGTCACCTTTGCCCAGCACCCGGAGCTCGGGATTATCAAGGCCTGGCTCGTGGAAAGAGGAGCCATGGGCAGCCTTATGTCGGGCAGCGGTCCTACCGTATACGGCATTTTTGAAAACCGGCGGGATGCCGAAAGGGCTGCTGCGTCGATGCCGCTATCAGGGTGCAGGATTTTCATATCCCAGGTGGATTAG
- a CDS encoding GntR family transcriptional regulator: MAGKLKSIRLDNYKPLREIVFEALREAIITGELKPGERLMEVQLAEEMGVSRTPVREAIRKLELEGLVVMIPRRGAYVSGLSLKDAADVFEVRQSLEGLAAALAAERITDEELESLERILVEISEAAEKDDVDTVIKKDSEFHQILFKATRNDRLVQIINNLKEQIDRFRLQSFTNRARVRSLLEEHKKIVEAISDRNVELAKKLAEEHIERVENNVMNILRKQMDFEEELSC, translated from the coding sequence TTGGCAGGAAAACTAAAGTCCATAAGACTTGACAATTATAAACCCTTAAGGGAGATTGTATTTGAAGCCCTGAGGGAGGCTATAATAACCGGAGAGTTAAAGCCCGGGGAAAGACTGATGGAAGTCCAACTGGCCGAAGAAATGGGCGTTTCGCGCACTCCGGTGCGGGAAGCTATACGCAAACTGGAACTGGAAGGCCTGGTGGTGATGATTCCCAGGAGGGGAGCCTATGTGTCGGGACTTTCCCTCAAGGACGCTGCCGACGTCTTCGAGGTAAGGCAGAGCCTTGAAGGCCTGGCTGCCGCCCTGGCGGCGGAGCGCATAACCGACGAGGAATTGGAAAGTCTCGAGAGAATACTGGTGGAGATCAGCGAGGCGGCGGAAAAGGATGACGTGGACACGGTCATCAAAAAAGATTCCGAATTCCATCAGATCCTGTTCAAGGCCACCAGGAATGACAGGCTGGTGCAGATAATAAACAACCTGAAGGAGCAGATAGACCGGTTCAGGCTCCAGTCCTTTACCAACAGGGCCAGGGTCAGGAGCCTGCTGGAAGAACATAAAAAGATTGTCGAGGCCATATCCGACAGGAACGTGGAGCTGGCGAAAAAGCTGGCTGAGGAACATATAGAAAGGGTGGAGAATAACGTCATGAACATACTGAGAAAGCAGATGGACTTTGAGGAGGAATTATCATGCTGA
- a CDS encoding nucleotidyltransferase family protein, whose protein sequence is MLKALVLAGGDGDEKLQESEGTKALVRINGREMILYILDALKKLDYIEKIAIVGPKEKLSSIKVGPNVVVVEESDSIVGNILRGLELFSDDDEILIMTCDIPMVTAEAIDDFVKKAKGLNADFCYPIIRKEDTEKKYPGIKRTYARVREGTFTGGNVALVKVGSAKRCIKKAEEFFTYRKNPLKLASILGFSVVLKFLLGKLSIPELEKRVYDIFGIKARAVISDFPEIGNDVDKKSDLELVREVLGREVVQ, encoded by the coding sequence ATGCTGAAGGCCCTCGTTTTGGCCGGAGGCGACGGTGACGAAAAACTCCAAGAATCCGAAGGCACAAAAGCCCTGGTCAGGATCAACGGCCGGGAGATGATTCTCTACATCCTGGATGCGCTGAAGAAACTGGACTATATCGAAAAAATCGCCATAGTGGGTCCGAAGGAAAAGCTGAGCTCCATAAAGGTCGGACCCAATGTTGTCGTCGTCGAGGAATCGGATTCCATCGTCGGGAACATATTGCGGGGTCTGGAGCTTTTTTCCGACGACGATGAAATCCTTATCATGACCTGCGACATACCCATGGTAACCGCCGAGGCCATAGATGATTTCGTGAAAAAGGCAAAAGGCCTGAATGCCGATTTTTGTTACCCTATAATTCGCAAGGAAGATACGGAAAAGAAGTACCCGGGCATAAAGAGAACCTACGCCAGAGTAAGGGAAGGCACCTTCACCGGTGGCAACGTGGCGCTGGTCAAGGTGGGCAGCGCAAAGAGGTGCATAAAGAAGGCCGAGGAGTTCTTCACCTATAGAAAAAATCCCTTGAAACTGGCCAGCATCCTGGGCTTTTCGGTAGTCCTGAAATTTCTACTGGGGAAGCTTTCCATACCGGAACTGGAAAAAAGGGTCTACGACATCTTCGGCATCAAAGCCCGGGCTGTAATAAGTGATTTTCCCGAAATAGGAAACGACGTCGACAAAAAGAGCGACTTGGAGCTAGTCCGGGAAGTACTCGGCCGGGAGGTTGTTCAATGA